A single genomic interval of Corvus cornix cornix isolate S_Up_H32 chromosome 1, ASM73873v5, whole genome shotgun sequence harbors:
- the NAA50 gene encoding N-alpha-acetyltransferase 50 isoform X1 — MSDVKHVLICSSSRIELGDVTPHNIKQLKRLNQVIFPVSYNDKFYKDVLEVGELAKLAYFNDIAVGAVCCRVDHSQNQKRLYIMTLGCLAPYRRLGIGTKMLNHVLNICEKDGTFDNIYLHVQISNESAIDFYRKFGFEIIETKKNYYKRIEPADAHVLQKNLKAPCLGQNADVQKTDN, encoded by the exons ATGTCAGATGTTAAGCATGTTTTGATTTGTTCCAGTAGCCGGATCGAGCTGGGAGATGTGACGCCACACAACATTAAGCAGCTGAAGAGGCTAAACCAGGTCATTTTTCCTGTCAGCTACAATGACAAGTTCTACAAGGATGTACTGGAGGTTGGCGAACTTGCCAAATTAG CCTATTTCAATGATATTGCAGTGGGAGCAGTGTGTTGTAGGGTGGATCACTCCCAGAACCAGAAGAGACTGTACATCATGACACTCGGATGCCTGGCACCCTACCGAAGGCTAGGAATAG GAACTAAAATGTTGAATCATGTCTTAAACATCTGTGAAAAAGATGGCACTTTTGACAACATCTATCT GCATGTCCAGATCAGCAATGAATCTGCAATTGACTTCTACAGAAAGTTTGGCTTTGAGATCATTGAGACGAAGAAGAACTACTACAAGAGGATAGAGCCAGCAGATGCTCACGTGCTGCAGAAAAACCTCAAAGCCCCTTGTCTCGGCCAGAACGCAGATGTGCAAAAGACCGACAACTGA
- the NAA50 gene encoding N-alpha-acetyltransferase 50 isoform X3 translates to MKGRIELGDVTPHNIKQLKRLNQVIFPVSYNDKFYKDVLEVGELAKLAYFNDIAVGAVCCRVDHSQNQKRLYIMTLGCLAPYRRLGIGTKMLNHVLNICEKDGTFDNIYLHVQISNESAIDFYRKFGFEIIETKKNYYKRIEPADAHVLQKNLKAPCLGQNADVQKTDN, encoded by the exons CCGGATCGAGCTGGGAGATGTGACGCCACACAACATTAAGCAGCTGAAGAGGCTAAACCAGGTCATTTTTCCTGTCAGCTACAATGACAAGTTCTACAAGGATGTACTGGAGGTTGGCGAACTTGCCAAATTAG CCTATTTCAATGATATTGCAGTGGGAGCAGTGTGTTGTAGGGTGGATCACTCCCAGAACCAGAAGAGACTGTACATCATGACACTCGGATGCCTGGCACCCTACCGAAGGCTAGGAATAG GAACTAAAATGTTGAATCATGTCTTAAACATCTGTGAAAAAGATGGCACTTTTGACAACATCTATCT GCATGTCCAGATCAGCAATGAATCTGCAATTGACTTCTACAGAAAGTTTGGCTTTGAGATCATTGAGACGAAGAAGAACTACTACAAGAGGATAGAGCCAGCAGATGCTCACGTGCTGCAGAAAAACCTCAAAGCCCCTTGTCTCGGCCAGAACGCAGATGTGCAAAAGACCGACAACTGA
- the NAA50 gene encoding N-alpha-acetyltransferase 50 isoform X2, with the protein MKGSRIELGDVTPHNIKQLKRLNQVIFPVSYNDKFYKDVLEVGELAKLAYFNDIAVGAVCCRVDHSQNQKRLYIMTLGCLAPYRRLGIGTKMLNHVLNICEKDGTFDNIYLHVQISNESAIDFYRKFGFEIIETKKNYYKRIEPADAHVLQKNLKAPCLGQNADVQKTDN; encoded by the exons TAGCCGGATCGAGCTGGGAGATGTGACGCCACACAACATTAAGCAGCTGAAGAGGCTAAACCAGGTCATTTTTCCTGTCAGCTACAATGACAAGTTCTACAAGGATGTACTGGAGGTTGGCGAACTTGCCAAATTAG CCTATTTCAATGATATTGCAGTGGGAGCAGTGTGTTGTAGGGTGGATCACTCCCAGAACCAGAAGAGACTGTACATCATGACACTCGGATGCCTGGCACCCTACCGAAGGCTAGGAATAG GAACTAAAATGTTGAATCATGTCTTAAACATCTGTGAAAAAGATGGCACTTTTGACAACATCTATCT GCATGTCCAGATCAGCAATGAATCTGCAATTGACTTCTACAGAAAGTTTGGCTTTGAGATCATTGAGACGAAGAAGAACTACTACAAGAGGATAGAGCCAGCAGATGCTCACGTGCTGCAGAAAAACCTCAAAGCCCCTTGTCTCGGCCAGAACGCAGATGTGCAAAAGACCGACAACTGA